The following proteins are encoded in a genomic region of Microcoleus sp. AS-A8:
- a CDS encoding DUF11 domain-containing protein: MPFVNHKFTSVIQHQRLGWLLGSTLLLFAVNSSPAAANVTIVQEDFTDATSYGWTGGGTFTPCLTATGSSSPGSLPTCATTADAPGAGALRLTNTLQGIRSFVFYDYAIPSNQGLVITFDYFAYGGGGLGAGSGADGTTFFLFDGRTNAPVYGAPGGALGYAQEFSNTAQENGLTNAYIGVGIDEFGNFANDYEGRGNGCPNRSPFGFGPGLSPPEAQVKDSVTVRGPGSGTTGYCFLGNSGNLTTRPRGFSIDNPTATSRTASGTRRRVRVTLSTNNTITLEIDPNGTGSAFETVLDAFPAPANRPDSFKFGFASSTGDGINFHELINVQVETIATPPLPDLAITKTHSGNFIQGQTGTYTLGVQNLPTATGPTYGPVAVTDTLPEGFDFVSATGNNWNCSAVGQQVTCVYNGPAVNPGGTLPDITLNVNVTSPPGNYSNQAVVSTTGDSNETNNTVTDPTRVVTTGAANLRLVKRITNVTRSGLPLAGINFASFVDDPNDENDNAPGWSQLSPTGLYNLGLDYPLQTNDEVDYTVYFLSDGGSPVTNVNVCDLIPTGTTFVPNTIQALNGITPREGTFFSPLAPLPAGNSCSNQTNPEGAVIVNLGDISNEEGSNFGSIRFRVKID, from the coding sequence ATGCCATTTGTTAACCACAAATTTACTTCTGTAATTCAACATCAGCGTCTCGGCTGGCTGCTTGGCAGTACACTCCTACTGTTCGCAGTTAACAGCTCACCCGCAGCCGCTAACGTCACCATCGTCCAAGAGGACTTCACCGATGCGACTTCCTATGGATGGACAGGGGGTGGAACATTTACCCCTTGCTTGACAGCTACAGGGTCATCGTCGCCAGGGTCACTTCCCACCTGTGCTACAACCGCCGATGCTCCCGGAGCTGGAGCCTTGCGGTTGACTAACACTCTCCAAGGCATACGAAGTTTTGTTTTTTACGACTATGCCATTCCTTCCAATCAAGGATTGGTCATTACCTTCGATTACTTCGCTTACGGAGGTGGCGGCTTAGGAGCTGGTTCTGGGGCTGATGGGACAACGTTCTTCTTGTTCGACGGCAGGACTAATGCACCTGTTTATGGTGCTCCAGGTGGTGCCTTGGGGTATGCCCAAGAATTCAGCAATACTGCCCAGGAAAATGGGCTAACAAATGCCTACATCGGTGTTGGAATCGATGAGTTTGGCAATTTTGCTAATGACTATGAAGGACGAGGTAATGGTTGTCCAAATCGTTCTCCCTTCGGGTTTGGACCGGGGTTGTCTCCACCAGAGGCACAGGTTAAAGACTCAGTAACAGTCAGAGGTCCCGGTAGTGGGACAACAGGATATTGCTTCCTCGGCAATTCCGGTAACTTAACGACTAGACCTAGAGGATTCAGCATTGATAACCCGACAGCTACTTCGCGCACAGCTTCAGGCACAAGAAGGAGAGTTAGGGTTACGCTCAGTACCAATAACACCATCACTCTAGAAATAGACCCGAATGGGACAGGTTCAGCTTTTGAAACTGTTTTAGATGCTTTCCCAGCTCCAGCCAACCGACCCGATAGTTTCAAGTTTGGTTTTGCCAGCTCGACTGGGGATGGGATAAATTTTCATGAACTGATCAATGTGCAGGTGGAAACCATAGCCACTCCACCTCTACCGGACTTAGCCATTACCAAGACTCACTCCGGTAACTTCATTCAAGGCCAAACCGGTACCTACACCTTGGGAGTGCAAAATTTGCCAACGGCTACGGGACCCACCTATGGCCCGGTAGCGGTAACAGATACTTTGCCTGAGGGTTTCGATTTCGTCTCCGCTACGGGCAATAACTGGAACTGCTCCGCCGTCGGGCAACAAGTTACCTGTGTATACAATGGCCCTGCTGTTAATCCCGGTGGCACTCTTCCAGACATCACACTCAACGTTAACGTAACCTCACCCCCCGGTAACTACTCCAACCAAGCTGTAGTTTCCACAACAGGGGATAGTAATGAGACGAACAACACTGTAACCGACCCCACCCGCGTTGTCACGACTGGGGCAGCTAATCTGCGTCTGGTGAAGCGAATTACGAATGTAACCAGAAGTGGGCTACCACTCGCAGGGATTAATTTCGCGAGCTTTGTGGATGACCCAAATGATGAGAATGACAATGCACCGGGTTGGTCACAACTCTCGCCAACGGGACTTTATAATCTGGGGCTTGACTATCCTTTACAAACTAACGATGAAGTGGATTACACCGTCTATTTTCTCTCGGATGGAGGTAGCCCAGTCACCAACGTCAATGTCTGTGACTTGATTCCTACAGGAACAACATTTGTTCCTAATACTATTCAGGCATTGAATGGAATAACCCCAAGAGAAGGTACTTTCTTCTCACCCTTGGCACCGTTACCTGCGGGAAATTCCTGCTCTAACCAAACTAATCCTGAGGGAGCCGTGATTGTGAATCTGGGGGATATCTCTAATGAAGAGGGGAGCAATTTTGGTTCAATCCGCTTCCGCGTGAAGATTGACTAA
- a CDS encoding LD-carboxypeptidase — protein MSFIINRRKFLKTVGLAAFAAQLPPIAQGYPSPETILKPPRLKVGDTVGLINPASPIEPKDIEQVKQTLAGLGLKVKLGAHILDRYGYLAGTDANRAADVNAMFADSSVQAILTLRGGWGCNRILPLLNYDRYRTSPKILMGYSDITALLLAIYARSGIVTFHGAVGTSTWNPLTVDYVRRILFNGEALTLQNPRPNRDNLTTTPIRVETITPGKARGKLVGGNLSVLAAMVGSAYLPSWKQTILFVEEIGEDPYRVDRMLTQLKLAGILPQIAGFIFGQCTNCVPKDKEDSLTLAQVLRDHIQPLGIPAWYGSMIGHIKDKFTVPVGLEVEIDAHQGTIHLLESAVV, from the coding sequence TTGTCATTCATTATTAATCGCCGAAAATTTCTCAAAACCGTTGGACTGGCTGCATTCGCCGCTCAGTTGCCGCCTATCGCTCAAGGGTACCCCTCCCCGGAAACGATTCTGAAACCACCCCGCTTAAAAGTGGGCGATACCGTTGGATTAATCAATCCTGCAAGTCCGATTGAACCTAAAGATATTGAACAGGTCAAACAAACCTTGGCAGGACTGGGGTTAAAGGTTAAATTGGGGGCGCATATCCTCGATCGCTACGGCTATCTCGCAGGAACCGATGCTAACCGTGCGGCTGATGTCAATGCGATGTTTGCCGACTCATCGGTTCAAGCGATTCTCACCCTGCGCGGAGGTTGGGGTTGTAATCGGATTTTGCCACTCCTCAACTACGATCGCTACCGCACCTCTCCTAAAATTCTCATGGGCTATAGCGATATTACAGCTCTGCTCTTAGCCATTTATGCCCGCAGTGGAATCGTCACCTTTCATGGAGCTGTAGGAACGTCAACCTGGAATCCATTGACAGTGGATTATGTGAGGCGCATCCTGTTTAACGGGGAAGCTCTCACCCTACAAAATCCCCGTCCTAACCGCGATAATTTGACGACAACCCCAATCCGTGTGGAAACCATTACTCCTGGAAAAGCCAGGGGGAAATTAGTTGGCGGCAATTTATCCGTACTTGCCGCCATGGTGGGTTCAGCTTACCTACCTTCCTGGAAACAAACCATTTTATTTGTGGAAGAAATAGGGGAAGACCCTTACCGAGTAGACCGGATGCTAACTCAGTTAAAATTAGCAGGAATCTTGCCCCAAATCGCTGGGTTTATATTTGGACAATGTACTAATTGTGTGCCAAAAGACAAGGAAGATTCATTAACGTTGGCACAAGTATTGAGAGACCATATTCAACCCTTAGGTATTCCGGCTTGGTATGGTTCGATGATCGGTCATATCAAGGATAAATTCACAGTACCCGTTGGTTTGGAAGTGGAAATTGATGCTCATCAAGGCACGATTCATCTGTTAGAATCTGCTGTTGTCTGA